From a single Mycolicibacterium moriokaense genomic region:
- a CDS encoding AMP-binding protein, with amino-acid sequence MHFADIWESIALARPDAPAVIQGDRLLSWRDYERRAARFAGLLEQRGVGTEAKVAILLHNCPEYLETQFGALKARAVPVNVNYRYCPGELVQLLENADAEVLVYHSSLAERVRPAIARLPDLRLLLEVNDTEVDDSTAQHAPSVPGALTYESALAGAAPQPVIARFEDDLYMLYTGGTTGLPKGVMYDIGDMTRTFLNGGATLYAQSSATDPIVTAPHALVTAERHYANATLACPPLMHGAGMWIAAMTPHLFGAPVVLLPNRSFDGKAFLHTVAEQRVAVAVIVGDAFGRPIVDALDAYPPGLDPLELSSLQVIVSSGAMLSDGVKDRLIEHLPELTVLDMLGSSEGSMGRSVARRGLSPGAARFVPNPGVRVVRQDGSEVTPGSGEVGTVAIADTMVPRGYYKDPERSARAFPVIDGVRHSLPGDMATVDADGSVRLLGRGNACINTGGEKVYPEEVEQAIKAHPSVADSLVFGVEDELLGQRVVAIVEFTPGAEPPPDEAVIGGVRDRLSRYKAPREIRRVARVPRTPSGKADYNLARQLFLQSEVPSL; translated from the coding sequence ATGCACTTTGCCGACATCTGGGAGTCGATCGCGCTTGCCAGGCCCGACGCACCTGCTGTGATCCAAGGCGATCGCCTGCTCAGCTGGCGTGACTACGAGCGCCGCGCGGCCCGCTTTGCCGGGTTGCTTGAGCAACGCGGTGTCGGGACCGAGGCGAAGGTCGCCATACTGCTCCACAATTGCCCTGAATACCTCGAAACCCAGTTCGGCGCGCTCAAGGCGCGTGCGGTGCCGGTCAATGTCAACTACCGCTATTGCCCCGGCGAACTCGTGCAGTTGCTCGAGAATGCCGACGCGGAGGTGCTGGTCTATCACTCGAGCCTGGCCGAACGGGTCCGACCGGCGATCGCGCGGCTTCCCGATCTGCGCCTCCTCCTCGAGGTGAACGACACCGAGGTCGATGACAGCACCGCCCAACACGCCCCGTCGGTGCCCGGTGCACTCACTTACGAGTCAGCCCTGGCTGGCGCGGCACCCCAACCTGTGATCGCGCGCTTCGAGGACGACCTCTACATGCTCTATACCGGCGGCACCACAGGGTTACCCAAGGGGGTGATGTATGACATCGGCGACATGACCCGCACGTTTCTCAACGGTGGGGCTACTTTGTACGCGCAAAGCTCGGCCACCGATCCGATTGTGACCGCACCGCATGCCCTTGTGACGGCTGAGCGGCACTACGCGAACGCGACTCTCGCGTGTCCACCACTGATGCACGGCGCAGGAATGTGGATCGCGGCAATGACGCCGCACCTCTTCGGTGCCCCGGTCGTGCTCCTGCCGAACCGCAGCTTCGACGGAAAGGCTTTTCTGCACACCGTCGCCGAACAGCGCGTCGCGGTGGCCGTTATCGTTGGCGACGCTTTCGGACGGCCGATCGTCGACGCGCTAGATGCCTATCCTCCCGGCCTCGATCCGTTGGAACTGAGCAGCCTTCAGGTGATCGTATCGAGCGGGGCGATGCTGTCCGACGGTGTCAAGGACCGCCTAATCGAGCATCTCCCCGAGCTGACCGTGCTTGACATGCTCGGTTCCAGCGAGGGATCGATGGGTCGTTCAGTCGCGAGGCGCGGCCTCAGTCCCGGCGCCGCCCGGTTTGTTCCAAATCCTGGTGTGCGCGTTGTACGACAGGACGGCAGTGAGGTAACGCCAGGGTCCGGCGAGGTCGGCACCGTCGCCATAGCGGACACGATGGTTCCGCGCGGCTACTACAAGGACCCCGAGCGCAGTGCGCGAGCCTTCCCGGTGATAGACGGCGTGCGGCATTCCCTGCCCGGCGACATGGCGACGGTGGACGCCGATGGCTCGGTGCGACTGCTGGGGCGAGGCAATGCCTGCATCAACACCGGGGGCGAGAAGGTGTATCCCGAAGAGGTCGAACAGGCGATCAAAGCTCATCCCTCCGTGGCCGACAGTTTGGTGTTCGGCGTTGAAGACGAACTGCTCGGCCAACGTGTTGTGGCGATCGTCGAGTTCACACCTGGTGCCGAACCTCCGCCTGACGAGGCGGTCATCGGCGGTGTCCGCGACCGCTTGTCGAGGTACAAGGCGCCGCGCGAGATCCGCCGCGTCGCCCGCGTACCGCGCACTCCTTCTGGGAAAGCGGACTACAACCTCGCGCGCCAGCTGTTCCTTCAGAGCGAGGTTCCATCGCTCTGA
- a CDS encoding Lrp/AsnC family transcriptional regulator, whose protein sequence is MVRRPRQHLDDVDRLLCEALMSEPRITVRSLAARVGVTDETVTARLRRLRETNVLATTVMIDSQLAGYGAGAIVRIKAPQTGIDTLTKRFLALPSIQFVAAAMGACDLVVAILGVHLADIRAVLQSALGGVDNVRLLGVDVVTGALAYDMHSLTLPIQAWSPEDLPAPRPALDELDCALISQLAVAGHESNREIARRLGMSDATVRSRIRRLEQAGLMRLVAGVDPVGAGERQLFAMVFVVIDDDRAVRPLVGRRLVTTCMQTVGLADLVLQIGGRAVHELSDFVSELSAVDGVRDVAIAYLTEVGLHRNHLARLDVSSPGVQSDGTSL, encoded by the coding sequence ATGGTGCGCCGCCCGCGACAGCATCTCGATGACGTAGATCGCTTACTGTGCGAGGCGCTGATGAGCGAGCCCCGCATAACTGTGCGCAGCCTCGCCGCGCGGGTGGGGGTTACCGACGAAACTGTCACCGCTCGGCTGCGAAGGCTGCGCGAGACCAACGTATTGGCGACGACGGTTATGATCGACTCGCAGCTGGCAGGGTACGGTGCCGGTGCGATCGTTCGCATCAAGGCACCTCAGACGGGCATTGATACCCTGACGAAGCGTTTTCTGGCTCTGCCGTCAATCCAGTTCGTCGCTGCCGCCATGGGCGCATGCGATCTCGTGGTGGCGATACTCGGAGTCCACTTGGCTGATATCCGCGCCGTCCTGCAGTCTGCTCTTGGCGGCGTCGACAACGTGCGGTTGCTCGGAGTCGACGTCGTGACCGGTGCACTGGCTTACGATATGCACAGTCTCACATTGCCGATCCAGGCATGGTCACCCGAGGATCTGCCTGCGCCGCGCCCGGCACTCGACGAACTCGATTGCGCCCTGATTTCGCAGTTGGCGGTCGCCGGCCACGAATCCAATAGGGAGATTGCGCGCAGGCTCGGCATGAGTGATGCGACCGTGCGAAGCCGCATTCGGAGATTGGAGCAGGCCGGCTTAATGCGGCTGGTGGCGGGTGTCGATCCGGTCGGCGCTGGCGAGCGGCAGCTGTTCGCCATGGTGTTCGTCGTTATTGATGACGATAGAGCAGTGAGGCCGCTTGTCGGGCGGAGGCTGGTGACCACCTGCATGCAGACGGTAGGGCTGGCCGATCTGGTGCTGCAGATCGGCGGCAGAGCTGTGCACGAGCTCAGCGATTTCGTCTCGGAGTTGTCCGCTGTCGACGGTGTGCGAGACGTGGCGATCGCGTACCTCACCGAGGTTGGACTGCACCGGAATCACCTGGCCCGCCTCGACGTGTCGTCGCCAGGCGTTCAGAGCGATGGAACCTCGCTCTGA
- a CDS encoding SDR family NAD(P)-dependent oxidoreductase codes for MVDAPSSLPEMTGSVLSLFRLDGRVALITGASSGLGVGFATTLAEAGADVALAARRADDLERTASGVREYGRRAITIQMDVCDPEACASAADRTIAEFGRLDILINNAGTNEVGPALKQDVAEFRRVIEVNLIGAYQMATACARLMGPGSSIVNIASVYGLVPSHLPQAAYSASKAGMIGLTRDLAHQWTSRNGIRVNALAPGFVKTEMTAEMSQDALNRALSPAATPRMASHREIDAAMLFLASPASSYITAATLAVDGGMSGH; via the coding sequence ATGGTTGATGCGCCGTCCAGCCTGCCGGAAATGACCGGCTCGGTGCTGAGCCTGTTCCGGCTGGACGGGCGGGTGGCGTTGATTACCGGTGCCAGTTCGGGCCTCGGAGTGGGTTTCGCGACGACATTAGCCGAGGCAGGAGCCGACGTAGCGCTTGCCGCTCGTCGGGCTGACGACCTCGAGCGAACCGCGTCCGGGGTTCGCGAATACGGGCGGAGGGCGATCACGATCCAGATGGATGTTTGTGACCCGGAAGCGTGCGCATCGGCTGCTGACCGAACCATCGCCGAGTTCGGACGATTGGACATTCTTATCAACAACGCCGGGACGAACGAGGTCGGGCCTGCGCTTAAGCAGGACGTAGCCGAGTTCCGCCGAGTCATCGAGGTCAATCTCATCGGTGCCTATCAGATGGCAACCGCCTGCGCTCGGCTCATGGGTCCGGGCAGCAGCATCGTCAACATCGCCAGTGTCTACGGCCTGGTGCCGTCGCACCTGCCCCAGGCCGCATACTCAGCCAGTAAGGCCGGAATGATCGGTTTGACGCGCGATCTCGCTCACCAATGGACTAGCCGAAACGGCATTCGGGTCAATGCACTGGCGCCCGGATTCGTCAAGACGGAGATGACCGCGGAGATGAGTCAGGATGCTTTGAACCGGGCGCTGAGTCCGGCGGCGACACCGCGCATGGCCAGCCACCGCGAGATAGACGCGGCGATGTTGTTCCTCGCCTCCCCCGCCTCGAGCTACATCACGGCAGCGACGCTCGCCGTAGACGGCGGTATGTCCGGCCACTGA
- a CDS encoding Zn-ribbon domain-containing OB-fold protein, translating into MNAYPTVKRDDASAGFFDAARRKQLQMVRSPSGVILGPQAIIDPDDPLAVLEPVIVSGEGTLVSWVVVHKAPRPALADSVPYISALVELTEGPWLIVRLIGTTEHLTAGMKVRVRYEPTGSDEDPGEVVPVFEPVEVSAE; encoded by the coding sequence GTGAACGCCTACCCGACGGTTAAGCGCGATGATGCGTCGGCTGGCTTCTTCGATGCCGCTCGCCGCAAGCAGCTGCAGATGGTTCGCAGCCCGTCTGGGGTGATACTGGGTCCCCAGGCAATCATCGACCCCGACGATCCGCTCGCAGTATTGGAGCCGGTGATCGTGTCGGGTGAAGGGACGTTGGTCAGCTGGGTCGTCGTGCATAAGGCGCCTCGTCCGGCGTTGGCCGATTCGGTGCCCTATATCAGTGCCCTCGTCGAATTGACCGAAGGACCCTGGCTGATTGTTCGCTTGATCGGGACTACTGAGCACCTGACCGCAGGTATGAAGGTCCGTGTCCGATACGAGCCGACCGGCTCCGATGAGGATCCCGGAGAAGTCGTGCCCGTGTTCGAGCCGGTGGAAGTCAGTGCCGAGTGA